The following proteins come from a genomic window of Watersipora subatra unplaced genomic scaffold, tzWatSuba1.1 SCAFFOLD_61, whole genome shotgun sequence:
- the LOC137410387 gene encoding kinesin-like protein KIF21B, with translation MDPPHYDGVQCLAHRQDILFSGSRDMCIKKWNLSEPSSQPQSVNGAHKDWITDMCMLPDNDILLSCCRSGTAKIRSNETCQQLDEVRAHSLAVNSMATNRSNLFTASSDCTIRIWWMDPHKLYSS, from the exons ATGGACCCTCCTCACTATGATGGTGTTCAATGTCTCGCGCATCGTCAGGACATCCTTTTTAGTGGTTCTCGGGATATGTGTATCAAAAAATGGAACCTCAGTGAACCCTCTTCTCAACCACAG TCAGTTAATGGCGCCCATAAGGACTGGATCACCGACATGTGCATGCTACCAGATAATGACATATTGCTAAGCTGCTGTCGCTCTGGTACTGCGAAGATTCGGTCAAACGAGACTTGCCAGCAGCTAGATGAAGTGCGTGCTCATTCATTAGCCGTCAACTCTATGGCTACCAACCGCAGCAATCTCTTTACTGCCTCTAg TGATTGCACGATAAGGATCTGGTGGATGGACCcacataaactatacagttcATAG